Proteins encoded in a region of the Raphanus sativus cultivar WK10039 chromosome 8, ASM80110v3, whole genome shotgun sequence genome:
- the LOC108822879 gene encoding auxin response factor 19-like: MKAPSNGFYPNSIEGEEKKPINSQLWHACAGPLVSLPPVGSLVVYFPQGHSEQVAASMQKQTEFIPNYPNLPSKLICLLHSVTLHADTETDEVYAQMTLQPVNKYDREALLASDMGLKLNRQPTEFFCKTLTASDTSTHGGFSVPRRAAEKIFPPLDFSMQPPAQEIVAKDLHDTTWTFRHIYRGQPKRHLLTSGWSVFVSTKRLFAGDSVLFVSDEKSQLMLGIRRANRQTPTLSSSVISSDSMHIGIFAAAAHANANSSPFTIFFNPRASPSEFVVPLAKYNKALYAQVSLGMRFRMVFETEDCGVRRYMGTVTGISDLDPVRWKGSQWRNLQVGWDESTAGDRPSRVSIWEIEPVITPFYICPPPFFRPKYPRQPGMPDDELDMENAFKRGMPWMGEEFGMKDAQSSMFPGLSLVQWMSMQQNNNNTLSATATQLPSALSSYNLPNSFAPNDPSKLLNFHSPNLSPVNSQFNKPNMVSHISQQMQAQPAVVKSQQQERQMSHQQLQQGVYNVGGSVNNGVSVVSNQVSCQDQSTGFSQSQLQQQSMLSNGSAKMNHQNIVRKQGLSQMTSFAQELQFQQQMELHNSSQLPRNQQEQSSTHSLQQSSQPSPSQQLQLQLLQKLQQQQQQQSIPQVSSSLQPQLSVALQQTQSHQLQQLLSSQNQQPFSASTFVQPPQVQVSHQQQGHMNNKPLVTAGRSHSGHTDREAPSCSTSPSTNNTGHNNVSPTNFLSRNQQQGQAASVPASDSVFDRASSQVQELYTKTESLVNLKSFSEYKFKGSVTDQINVSTTGTTYCPDAAGPAQQQQTFPLPSFGSDGDCQPQHTRNNLGNLEAVTPEALYSQKDFQNLVNAPRDIETELSSAAISSQSFGIPSIPFKSGGSNEIGGINDSGIMNGGGLWPNQAQRVRTYTKVQKRGSVGRSIDVTRYSGYEELRNDLARMFGIQGQLEDPRPSDWKLVYTDHENDILLVGDDPWEEFVNCVQKIKILSSVEVQQMSLDGDLAAIPTTNQVCSETDSGNAWKVHYDDTSAAASFNR; the protein is encoded by the exons ATGAAAGCTCCATCAAATGGATTTTATCCCAACTCAATCGAAG GAGAGGAGAAGAAACCAATCAATTCTCAGCTATGGCACGCTTGTGCAGGCCCTCTTGTTTCACTGCCTCCTGTGGGAAGTCTTGTTGTTTACTTCCCTCAAGGACATAGCGAGCAA GTTGCAGCATCTATGCAGAAACAAACTGAGTTTATACCAAATTACCCAAACCTTCCTTCTAAGCTCATTTGCTTGCTTCACAGTGTTACACTACAT GCTGATACGGAGACCGATGAAGTCTATGCACAAATGACTCTTCAACCTGTGAATAAG TACGACAGAGAAGCATTGCTAGCATCTGATATGGGTCTGAAGCTAAACAGACAACCTACTGAGTTTTTCTGCAAGACACTTACAGCGAGTGACACAAGCACACACGGTGGGTTCTCTGTACCACGTCGTGCAGCTGAGAAAATCTTCCCTCCTCTT GATTTCTCAATGCAACCGCCTGCTCAAGAGATTGTAGCTAAAGATTTACACGACACTACATGGACCTTCAGACATATCTATCGAG GCCAACCAAAACGACACTTGCTCACCTCTGGTTGGAGCGTTTTCGTTAGCACAAAGAGACTATTCGCTGGTGATTCAGTTTTGTTTGTAAG TGATGAGAAATCACAGCTCATGTTGGGTATAAGACGTGCAAACAGACAAACACCGACTCTTTCCTCATCGGTCATATCCAGCGACAGTATGCACATTGGGATATTTGCAGCTGCAGCTCACGCCAATGCCAATAGCAGCCCTTTCACAATCTTCTTTAATCCAAGAGCAAGTCCTTCAGAGTTTGTGGTTCCTCTAGCCAAATACAACAAGGCGTTGTACGCTCAAGTATCTCTTGGAATGAGATTCCGGATGGTGTTTGAGACTGAGGATTGTGGGGTTCGTAGGTATATGGGCACAGTCACCGGTATTAGTGATCTTGACCCTGTTAGATGGAAAGGCTCCCAATGGCGTAATCTTCAG GTAGGATGGGATGAATCAACAGCTGGAGATAGACCAAGCAGAGTATCTATATGGGAGATTGAACCTGTTATAACTCCTTTTTACATATGCCCTCCTCCATTTTTCAGACCAAAGTACCCAAGGCAACCAGGGATGCCAGATGATGAGCTGGACATGGAAAACGCATTCAAAAGAGGAATGCCTTGGATGGGAGAAGAGTTTGGGATGAAAGACGCGCAGAGTTCCATGTTTCCTGGTTTAAGCCTGGTTCAGTGGATGAGCATGCAgcagaacaacaacaacacattGTCAGCTACTGCTACTCAGCTGCCATCTGCGCTCTCGTCTTATAACCTGCCAAACAGTTTTGCTCCCAACGACCCTTCAAAGCTGTTGAACTTCCATTCTCCTAACCTCTCTCCCGTGAACTCCCAGTTCAACAAACCGAACATGGTTAGCCATATAAGTCAACAGATGCAAGCACAACCAGCCGTGGTGAAATCTCAACAACAAGAGCGACAGATGTCACACCAACAGCTGCAGCAAGGGGTTTATAACGTCGGAGGTTCTGTAAACAATGGCGTGAGTGTTGTTTCTAACCAAGTCTCTTGTCAGGATCAGTCTACTGGTTTTTCTCAGTCTCAGCTTCAGCAGCAGTCAATGCTCTCTAATGGTAGTGCTAAAATGAACCACCAGAACATTGTTCGGAAACAGGGTTTATCTCAAATGACATCGTTTGCGCAAGAATTGCAGTTTCAGCAGCAAATGGAATTGCATAACAGTAGCCAATTACCGAGAAACCAGCAAGAACAGTCCTCTACGCATTCACTACAACAATCATCACAACCAAGTCCCTCACAGCAGCTTCAGTTGCAGCTACTGCAGAAATTGCAGCAACAGCAACAGCAACAGTCAATCCCTCAAGTAAGCTCGTCCTTACAGCCACAGTTATCCGTGGCGTTGCAGCAGACACAAAGCCATCAATTGCAACAACTGCTTTCCTCTCAGAATCAACAGCCCTTCTCAGCTTCAACATTCGTGCAGCCTCCACAGGTTCAGGTGAGTCATCAGCAACAAGGACATATGAACAACAAGCCTCTTGTAACCGCTGGAAGATCACATTCTGGTCACACAGATAGAGAAGCTCCTTCTTGTTCGACCTCGCCTTCCACTAATAACACCGGACATAATAATGTTTCACCAACAAATTTTCTGAGTAGAAATCAACAGCAAGGGCAAGCAGCATCTGTACCTGCATCTGATTCAGTCTTTGACCGTGCAAGCAGTCAAGTCCAAGAGCTTTATACAAAAACCGAGAGCCTGGTGAATTTGAAGAGTTTTTCTGAGTACAAGTTTAAAGGCTCAGTAACAGATCAAATCAATGTATCCACAACAGGAACAACGTATTGTCCTGATGCTGCTGGCCCTGCACAGCAGCAACAGACTTTCCCACTACCATCATTCGGTTCTGATGGAGATTGCCAACCTCAACATACAAGAAACAACTTAGGTAATCTTGAAGCCGTGACTCCTGAAGCTCTCTATTCTCAAAAGGACTTCCAGAACTTGGTTAACGCACCAAGAGACATTGAAACCGAGCTATCGAGTGCTGCAATAAGTTCTCAGTCATTTGGTATTCCCAGCATCCCCTTCAAGTCCGGAGGTTCAAATGAGATCGGTGGGATCAATGATTCAGGTATCATGAATGGTGGTGGACTCTGGCCTAATCAGGCTCAACGAGTGCGAACGTATACAAAG GTTCAAAAACGAGGATCGGTAGGGAGATCAATAGATGTTACCCGTTATAGCGGCTACGAAGAGCTCAGGAATGACTTAGCAAGAATGTTCGGAATCCAAGGACAGCTGGAGGATCCAAGACCCTCTGATTGGAAACTCGTCTACACAGATCACGAAAACGATATATTGCTCGTTGGTGATGATCCATGGGA GGAGTTTGTGAACTGCGTGCAGAAGATAAAGATCCTATCATCAGTAGAGGTGCAGCAAATGAGCTTAGACGGAGACCTTGCAGCTATCCCAACCACAAACCAAGTCTGCAGCGAAACAGACAGTGGAAATGCTTGGAAAGTGCATTATGATGACACTTCCGCTGCAGCTTCATTCAACAGATAG